Proteins co-encoded in one Perca flavescens isolate YP-PL-M2 chromosome 11, PFLA_1.0, whole genome shotgun sequence genomic window:
- the cd247l gene encoding T-cell surface glycoprotein CD3 zeta chain, translating into MYTLRTGVFVLFVLLVPVSSKGIFFTEPVICYYLDGILILYCIFATVLFFREKFHIPSEAKVAEDGGIYQELERINDPDTYQTLEPSKAKKKSGKKKKPKSTKAEEKDKDPFESLVPNGSDPPPQSPH; encoded by the exons ATGTACACTCTGAGGACAGGTGTATTTGTGCTGTTTGTGCTCCTGGTGCCTGTTTCCTCTAAAG GGATTTTTTTCACTGAGCCAGTCATCTGCTACTATTTGGATGGGATCCTGATTCTTTACTGCATCTTTGCCACGGTGCTCTTCTTCAGAGAAAAG TTTCACATCCCATCTGAGGCTAAAGTGGCT GAAGATGGAGGCATTTACCAG GAGCTTGAGAGAATAAATGATCCTGATACTTACCAGACACTTGAACCATCAAAAGCAAAA AAAAAATCTGGCAAGAAAAAGAAACCCAAG TCGACCAAAGCTGAGGAGAAGGATAAAGATCCCTTTGAGTCTTTGGTCCCCAACGGCTCGGATCCACCTCCTCAGTCTCCCCACTGA